The proteins below are encoded in one region of Candidatus Thiodiazotropha sp. LNASS1:
- the cca gene encoding multifunctional CCA tRNA nucleotidyl transferase/2'3'-cyclic phosphodiesterase/2'nucleotidase/phosphatase (catalyzes the addition and repair of the essential 3'-terminal CCA sequence in tRNAs without using a nucleic acid template; phosphohydrolase activities include hydrolysis of pyrophosphate, 5'-nucleoside tri- and diphosphates, NADP, and 2'-AMP with the production of Pi, metal-dependent phosphodiesterase activity for 2',3'-cAMP, 2',3'-cGMP, and 2',3'-cCMP, and hydrolysis 2',3'-cyclic substrates with the formation of 2'-nucleotides and 3'-nucleotides; these phosphohydrolase activities are probably involved in the repair of the tRNA 3'-CCA terminus degraded by intracellular RNases) has product MKIYLVGGAVRDQLLDLVVTERDWVVVGSTPDEMLDAGFRRADSEFPVFLHPETGEEYALARTEVKTATGYKGFQVEYGPHITLEQDLLRRDLTINAMAMTEGGGLIDICGGRDDLDSGVLRHITNAFTEDPVRLLRIARFAAKLGCWGFRVAHGTHALMKKMALSDDLLSLNAERIWREMKGAFSTPQPWRFFEVLHRCGALQRLLPELAEGMVSGGHGEKTRDEFTAPLKRVANESEDPVVRCGVALFDTASRLAQPDQWMRQLRIEKADRQLLHDLLRFHRLSQEAEQAEQILRFVAILNPKRQPVRFRRFVAASHGLWPQQVESLLPKLEYSAELLGSPMPEELVLSGLEGQALGEALFAWRVVRLEEVMSQTRGSN; this is encoded by the coding sequence ATGAAGATCTACCTGGTCGGTGGTGCGGTGCGTGACCAGCTATTGGATCTGGTGGTCACTGAGCGTGACTGGGTCGTGGTCGGATCAACCCCTGATGAGATGCTGGACGCCGGTTTTCGGCGTGCCGACAGTGAGTTTCCTGTGTTCCTGCATCCCGAAACCGGTGAGGAGTATGCCTTGGCACGCACCGAGGTGAAGACGGCGACGGGTTATAAAGGTTTTCAGGTCGAATATGGCCCGCATATCACGCTTGAACAGGACCTGCTGCGAAGAGATCTGACCATCAATGCCATGGCGATGACTGAGGGTGGAGGCTTGATCGATATCTGCGGCGGGCGTGATGATCTCGACAGTGGCGTGCTACGTCATATTACAAACGCATTTACCGAGGATCCGGTACGTCTGCTGCGGATTGCGCGATTCGCCGCCAAGTTGGGTTGTTGGGGGTTTCGGGTGGCGCACGGAACCCATGCCCTGATGAAAAAGATGGCGCTTTCAGATGACCTGCTGAGCTTGAATGCGGAACGCATTTGGCGGGAGATGAAGGGTGCATTCTCAACCCCGCAACCCTGGCGCTTTTTTGAAGTCCTGCATCGTTGTGGAGCGCTGCAACGGTTGCTTCCAGAGCTGGCAGAAGGGATGGTTTCAGGTGGCCATGGAGAAAAGACAAGGGACGAATTTACGGCGCCACTGAAGCGGGTTGCAAATGAGAGCGAAGATCCCGTAGTTCGGTGTGGCGTGGCATTGTTCGATACCGCCTCGCGCCTCGCGCAGCCGGATCAATGGATGCGGCAACTGCGCATCGAAAAGGCGGATCGGCAATTACTGCATGACTTGTTGCGATTCCATCGGCTCTCCCAGGAAGCGGAACAAGCCGAGCAAATACTCCGATTCGTGGCGATCCTCAATCCAAAGCGACAACCCGTGCGTTTTCGCCGCTTTGTTGCGGCATCGCACGGTTTGTGGCCGCAGCAGGTGGAAAGTCTGTTACCCAAATTGGAATATTCGGCTGAACTCCTGGGTTCACCTATGCCTGAGGAACTGGTCCTTTCCGGACTGGAGGGGCAGGCACTGGGTGAAGCACTGTTTGCCTGGCGTGTGGTCAGATTGGAAGAGGTGATGAGCCAAACCCGCGGGTCAAACTGA